One window from the genome of Streptomyces sp. NBC_01476 encodes:
- a CDS encoding PaaX family transcriptional regulator C-terminal domain-containing protein, with the protein MNSEDAQAPRPLSARSVVLSLLLGAHRPEMPVRDLVRAVAPFGVSEATLRVALTRMTAAGDLHRSAGTYRLSDRLLDRQRRQDEAVHPRTRPWDGDWEMAVVPAGGRGPAERAGLRAELSRLRLAELREGVWLRPANLRRTWPESLAPVLQRFTARPGQDPRELAARLWAPAAWAGAAEELLGRFTRTTGPAERFAAAAAIVRHLLTDPVLPAALLPPHWPAGELRAAYTAYQEEAIALGLGAAGAERA; encoded by the coding sequence ATGAACAGCGAGGACGCCCAGGCGCCGCGGCCGCTGTCCGCGCGGTCGGTGGTGCTGAGCCTGCTGCTGGGCGCGCACCGGCCGGAGATGCCGGTGCGGGACCTGGTGCGCGCGGTGGCGCCCTTCGGGGTCTCGGAGGCGACGCTGCGGGTGGCACTGACCCGGATGACGGCGGCCGGCGACCTCCACCGCTCCGCCGGCACGTACCGGCTCTCCGACCGGCTGCTGGACCGCCAGCGGCGCCAGGACGAGGCGGTCCACCCGAGGACCAGGCCGTGGGACGGCGACTGGGAGATGGCGGTCGTCCCCGCCGGCGGGCGCGGTCCCGCCGAGCGCGCCGGGCTGCGCGCCGAGCTCTCCCGGCTCCGCCTCGCCGAGCTGCGCGAAGGGGTGTGGCTGCGCCCGGCCAATCTGCGGCGGACCTGGCCGGAGAGCCTCGCGCCGGTGCTCCAGCGGTTCACCGCCCGGCCCGGGCAGGACCCGCGGGAACTGGCGGCGCGGCTGTGGGCGCCTGCGGCCTGGGCCGGGGCGGCCGAGGAACTGCTGGGGCGCTTCACCCGGACGACGGGGCCCGCGGAGCGGTTCGCCGCGGCTGCGGCCATCGTGCGGCACCTGCTCACCGACCCGGTGCTGCCCGCCGCGCTGCTGCCGCCGCACTGGCCGGCCGGCGAGTTGCGGGCCGCCTACACCGCTTATCAGGAGGAGGCCATCGCGCTGGGGCTCGGCGCGGCGGGCGCGGAACGGGCGTAG
- a CDS encoding SRPBCC family protein codes for MAPFVIQRDTALPPAEAWRRLTTWERHTASVPFTRIAVTTPPPSGIGTVFTAHTGVGRLGFDDPMRVTEWSPPGGSAGGGHCRLEKTGRFVTGWAEIDVVPRGPGSRVRWREELRVWHLPHALDRLTAVTGRLVFGRALDTLLAG; via the coding sequence GTGGCCCCCTTTGTGATCCAGCGCGACACCGCGCTGCCGCCGGCCGAGGCGTGGCGCCGCCTCACCACCTGGGAACGGCACACCGCGAGCGTGCCGTTCACCCGGATCGCCGTGACCACGCCGCCGCCGTCCGGCATCGGCACCGTCTTCACCGCGCACACCGGCGTCGGGCGGCTCGGCTTCGACGACCCGATGCGTGTCACCGAGTGGTCGCCGCCCGGCGGATCCGCCGGGGGCGGGCACTGCCGGCTGGAGAAGACCGGCCGGTTCGTCACCGGCTGGGCCGAGATCGACGTCGTACCGCGGGGCCCTGGCTCCCGGGTGCGCTGGCGCGAGGAGCTGCGGGTGTGGCACCTGCCGCACGCGCTGGACCGGCTGACCGCCGTCACCGGCCGCCTGGTCTTCGGCCGGGCCCTGGACACCCTCCTCGCGGGGTGA
- a CDS encoding SDR family oxidoreductase, producing the protein MYTVPDQTGKTAVVTGANSGTGKEAVRRLAAAGAHVIMAVRTPAKGDQARAEILGSHPGADLEVRRVDLADLGSVQEFAAGVLAGGPLDLLVNNAGVMAPPTRMTTADGFELQFGSNFLGPFALTLRLLPALLAAPAPRVATMSSGSAHYGRIHFDDLQWQTRRYGPNRSYAQSKLADLILTVQLAAVARERGWNLLSTAAHPGYTVTNLQTAGASLGRDKPKRTFLNSIDILPKQGVETGTEPLLYAATSPDAAPGAYYGPSDRMGLVGPTTVARIPRRALDTATNTRLWAAAERLTGVTLPAAAHAA; encoded by the coding sequence ATGTACACCGTCCCTGACCAGACCGGGAAAACCGCCGTCGTCACCGGCGCCAACAGCGGGACCGGCAAGGAGGCCGTACGACGGCTGGCCGCCGCGGGCGCGCACGTGATCATGGCGGTGCGCACACCCGCCAAGGGCGACCAGGCCCGCGCGGAGATCCTCGGCAGCCACCCCGGGGCCGACCTGGAGGTGCGCCGGGTGGACCTGGCCGACCTCGGCTCGGTCCAGGAGTTCGCCGCGGGCGTCCTGGCCGGCGGCCCGCTCGACCTGCTCGTCAACAACGCCGGTGTGATGGCCCCGCCCACCCGGATGACCACCGCCGACGGCTTCGAGTTGCAGTTCGGCAGCAACTTCCTCGGCCCCTTCGCCCTCACCCTGCGGCTGCTGCCCGCGCTGCTCGCCGCCCCCGCGCCCCGCGTCGCCACCATGAGCAGCGGCAGCGCGCACTACGGCCGGATCCACTTCGACGACCTCCAGTGGCAGACACGGCGTTACGGCCCCAACCGCTCCTACGCCCAGTCCAAGCTCGCCGACCTGATCCTCACCGTCCAGCTCGCCGCCGTCGCCCGCGAGCGCGGCTGGAATCTGCTGAGCACCGCGGCCCATCCCGGCTACACCGTCACCAATCTGCAGACCGCGGGCGCCTCCCTCGGCCGGGACAAGCCGAAGCGCACCTTCCTCAACAGCATCGACATCCTCCCCAAGCAGGGCGTCGAGACCGGCACCGAACCCCTGCTGTACGCCGCCACCAGCCCCGACGCCGCGCCCGGTGCCTATTACGGCCCCAGCGACCGGATGGGCCTGGTGGGCCCGACGACGGTCGCCCGCATCCCCCGCCGGGCCCTCGACACCGCCACCAACACCCGGCTGTGGGCGGCGGCCGAGCGGCTGACAGGAGTCACGCTGCCCGCCGCCGCCCACGCCGCCTGA
- the fahA gene encoding fumarylacetoacetase, translating to MRPVSPLAVPPDTLFGVHNLPYGVFTTAADARPRLGVAYGEHVLDAGAAARAAGAPAGLTALLAAGSLNPLLAAGRPAWTRARAALTAWLTADEHRAAVEPCLVPRTDVTLHLPFEVADYVDFYASEHHAANVGRIFRPGAAPLPPNWKHLPIGYHGRAGTVVVSGTPVVRPCGQRKAPADPAPDYGPSRRLDIEAELGFVVGAPSPQGSRVALADADDHVFGVCLVNDWSARDIQSWEYVPLGPFLGKSFATSVSPWVVPLDALAAARTAPPARDTAPLPYLDDRAARPPYGLDITFDVRLNGHRVARPPFAAMYWTYAQMLAHLTVNGASLRPGDLFASGTVSGPDRGSRGALIELTWNGEQPLELPDGTRRGFLEDGDEVTITATAPGPAGTRVGLGEVTGRVLPAR from the coding sequence TTGCGCCCCGTGAGCCCGCTCGCCGTACCGCCCGACACGCTCTTCGGGGTGCACAACCTGCCGTACGGGGTGTTCACCACGGCCGCCGATGCCCGGCCCCGGCTCGGGGTCGCGTACGGGGAGCACGTGCTGGACGCGGGCGCCGCCGCCCGGGCGGCCGGTGCGCCGGCCGGCCTGACCGCGCTGCTCGCGGCGGGCTCGCTGAACCCGCTGCTGGCCGCCGGCCGCCCCGCCTGGACCCGGGCCCGGGCCGCCCTCACCGCCTGGCTGACCGCCGACGAGCACCGGGCCGCCGTCGAGCCGTGCCTGGTGCCCCGCACGGACGTGACCCTGCACCTGCCGTTCGAGGTCGCCGACTACGTGGACTTCTACGCCTCGGAGCACCACGCGGCGAACGTCGGCCGGATCTTCCGCCCGGGTGCGGCGCCGCTGCCGCCCAACTGGAAGCACCTGCCGATCGGTTACCACGGCCGGGCGGGCACCGTCGTGGTCTCCGGCACCCCGGTGGTCCGCCCCTGCGGGCAGCGCAAGGCCCCCGCCGATCCGGCGCCCGATTACGGTCCGAGCCGGCGGCTCGACATCGAGGCCGAGCTGGGATTCGTGGTCGGCGCACCCTCCCCGCAGGGCTCGCGGGTGGCACTGGCCGACGCCGACGACCATGTCTTCGGGGTGTGCCTGGTCAACGACTGGTCGGCCCGCGACATCCAGTCCTGGGAGTACGTTCCGCTCGGCCCGTTCCTCGGCAAGTCCTTCGCCACCTCGGTCTCTCCCTGGGTGGTCCCGCTGGACGCCCTCGCCGCCGCCCGCACCGCTCCCCCGGCCCGGGACACCGCACCGCTCCCGTACCTGGACGACCGCGCCGCCCGCCCCCCGTACGGCCTCGACATCACCTTCGACGTACGGCTGAACGGCCACCGTGTCGCGCGTCCGCCGTTCGCCGCCATGTACTGGACCTACGCCCAGATGCTGGCCCACCTGACGGTGAACGGCGCGAGTCTGCGCCCCGGCGACCTCTTCGCCTCGGGCACCGTCAGCGGCCCCGACCGCGGCTCGCGCGGCGCCCTGATCGAACTGACCTGGAACGGCGAGCAGCCGCTGGAGCTGCCGGACGGCACCCGGCGCGGCTTCCTGGAGGACGGCGACGAGGTGACGATCACCGCGACCGCCCCCGGCCCGGCCGGCACCCGCGTCGGCCTCGGCGAGGTGACCGGCCGCGTCCTGCCCGCCCGCTGA
- a CDS encoding acyl-CoA dehydrogenase family protein, with the protein METLAPYATHDVTNQPPPLAPYDASQDAALIEGLHREGAGWAEQDVRRVGRLAGGTEAQEWAEQANRHEPELRTHDRFGHRIDEVEFHDSWHRLMRVAVAEGFAASAWADSRPGAHVARYAGALAWGHTDAGHACPMAMTYAIVPALRHQPDLAAVYEPLLVSRVYDPGLRAPAGKRGLLAGMGMTEKQGGSDVRTNTTTATPTAESGVYTLRGHKWFTSAPMCDVFLVLAQAPGGLSCFLVPRVLPDGTRNAFRIQRLKDKLGNRSNASSEPEFDGTVAWLVGAEGRGVKTIIEMVNFTRLDCVLGSAGLMRKALVEAGHHAAHRTAFGARLLDQPLMRNVLADLALESEAATALTLRLAGAADRAVRGDAAEHAFRRVATAVGKYWVTKRGPAFTAEALECLGGNGYVEESVMPRLYREAPLLSIWEGSGNVNALDVLRALGREPASVEALLAELSLAQGADARLDAAVARLRTELSDLTAVEMRSRRLVELMALTLQGSLLVRHAPAAVADAFCATRLGGDWGNAFGTLPATADLDAIVTRALPATA; encoded by the coding sequence ATGGAGACTCTCGCCCCGTACGCCACGCACGACGTCACCAACCAACCCCCGCCGCTGGCCCCGTACGACGCCTCGCAGGACGCCGCCCTGATCGAGGGCCTGCACCGGGAGGGCGCCGGCTGGGCCGAGCAGGACGTCCGCCGGGTGGGCCGGCTGGCCGGCGGCACCGAGGCGCAGGAGTGGGCCGAGCAGGCCAACCGGCACGAGCCGGAGCTGCGTACCCACGACCGCTTCGGCCACCGGATCGACGAGGTCGAGTTCCACGACAGCTGGCACCGCCTGATGCGGGTCGCGGTGGCCGAGGGCTTCGCCGCCTCCGCGTGGGCGGACAGCCGGCCCGGCGCGCACGTCGCCCGGTACGCGGGCGCGCTCGCCTGGGGCCACACCGACGCCGGGCACGCCTGCCCGATGGCGATGACGTACGCGATCGTGCCCGCGCTGCGCCACCAGCCGGACCTCGCCGCGGTCTACGAACCGCTGCTGGTCAGCCGGGTGTACGACCCGGGGCTGCGGGCACCGGCCGGCAAGCGCGGCCTGCTGGCCGGGATGGGGATGACCGAGAAGCAGGGCGGCTCCGACGTCCGTACCAACACCACCACGGCCACCCCCACCGCCGAGTCCGGCGTCTACACGCTGCGCGGCCACAAGTGGTTCACCTCGGCGCCGATGTGCGACGTCTTCCTGGTGCTCGCCCAGGCGCCCGGCGGCCTCTCCTGCTTCCTGGTGCCGCGGGTCCTGCCGGACGGCACCCGCAACGCCTTCCGTATCCAGCGGCTCAAGGACAAGCTCGGCAACCGCTCCAACGCCTCCTCCGAGCCCGAGTTCGACGGGACCGTGGCCTGGCTGGTCGGCGCCGAGGGCCGCGGGGTGAAGACGATCATCGAGATGGTCAACTTCACCCGGCTCGACTGTGTCCTCGGCTCGGCCGGGCTGATGCGCAAGGCACTGGTGGAGGCCGGGCACCATGCCGCCCACCGCACCGCCTTCGGTGCCCGGCTGCTCGACCAGCCGCTGATGCGCAATGTGCTGGCCGACCTGGCCCTGGAGTCCGAGGCGGCCACCGCCCTCACCCTGCGGCTGGCCGGGGCCGCCGACCGGGCGGTGCGGGGCGACGCCGCCGAGCACGCCTTCCGGCGGGTGGCGACCGCGGTCGGCAAGTACTGGGTGACCAAGCGCGGCCCGGCCTTCACCGCCGAGGCGCTGGAGTGCCTCGGCGGCAACGGCTATGTCGAGGAGTCGGTGATGCCCCGCCTCTACCGCGAGGCGCCGCTGCTGTCCATCTGGGAGGGCTCGGGCAATGTCAACGCGCTCGATGTGCTGCGCGCGCTGGGCCGCGAACCCGCCTCCGTCGAGGCGCTGCTCGCCGAACTCTCCCTCGCCCAGGGCGCCGACGCCCGCCTCGACGCCGCCGTGGCCCGGCTGCGTACCGAACTCTCCGACCTCACCGCGGTCGAGATGCGCTCGCGCCGGCTGGTCGAGCTGATGGCCCTCACCCTCCAGGGCTCCCTGCTGGTCCGCCATGCCCCGGCCGCGGTGGCCGATGCCTTCTGCGCCACCCGCCTCGGCGGCGACTGGGGCAACGCCTTCGGCACCCTCCCGGCCACCGCCGACCTCGACGCCATCGTGACCCGCGCCCTCCCGGCCACCGCGTGA
- a CDS encoding VOC family protein, producing the protein MTTKIFVNLPVKDLEVSTSFFTALGYHFDPDYTDDKAGCLVLGDDIFVMLLVEPYFTHFTGRPVMDTAAGNEAIVALGLDTRADVDRVADAALGAGGKQAHRTEEQSPMYTRSFYDPDGHHWEIFALETMPA; encoded by the coding sequence ATGACGACCAAGATCTTCGTCAACCTCCCGGTGAAGGACCTGGAGGTCTCCACGTCCTTCTTCACCGCGCTGGGCTACCACTTCGACCCCGACTACACCGACGACAAGGCCGGCTGCCTCGTCCTCGGCGACGACATCTTCGTCATGCTGCTGGTGGAGCCGTACTTCACCCACTTCACCGGCCGGCCGGTCATGGACACCGCCGCAGGCAACGAGGCGATCGTCGCGCTCGGCCTGGACACCAGGGCGGACGTCGACCGGGTCGCCGACGCGGCACTCGGGGCCGGCGGGAAGCAGGCGCACCGGACCGAGGAGCAGAGCCCGATGTACACCCGCAGCTTCTACGACCCGGACGGCCACCACTGGGAGATCTTCGCGCTGGAGACCATGCCCGCGTAG
- a CDS encoding SDR family NAD(P)-dependent oxidoreductase, translating to MDPQRLAVCLAVLAELDGIPVDHPDAIAVRRATAGIYRTVKQRRRQERRAEKTANDKAVTEATATGAADRIDDETLGIQLTASVSTEIAGILQRPRSCYVCKTRYVEVDAFYHQLCPSCAAENRARRDARTDLTGRRALLTGGRAKIGMYIALRLLRDGAHTTITTRFPNDAIRRFKAMPDSDQWIHRLKIVGIDLRDPAQVVALADSVAAAGPLDILINNAAQTVRRSPRAYSELVAAESAPLPAGELPAAEVFGAFGSGAQTAAALPSPHGQALTAQDVTELALVSGSASLARIEAGTAIDAGGLVPDLDPSNTWVQTVEEVDPVELLEVQLCNVTAPFVLISRLRPSMAAAAARRKYVVNVSAMEGQFSRGYKGPGHPHTNMAKAALNMLTRTSAQEMLETDGILMTAVDTGWITDERPHPDKVRLAAEGFHAPLDLVDGAARVYDPVVRGEQGEDLFGCFLKDYRPSAW from the coding sequence ATCGACCCCCAACGGCTCGCGGTCTGCCTCGCCGTCCTCGCGGAGCTGGACGGCATCCCCGTCGACCACCCGGACGCCATCGCGGTACGGCGGGCCACCGCCGGGATCTACCGGACCGTGAAGCAGCGCCGCAGGCAGGAGCGGCGGGCCGAGAAGACCGCCAACGACAAGGCCGTCACCGAGGCCACCGCCACCGGGGCCGCCGACCGCATCGACGACGAGACCCTCGGCATCCAGCTGACCGCCTCCGTCAGCACCGAGATCGCCGGCATCCTCCAGCGCCCGCGCTCCTGCTACGTCTGCAAGACCCGTTACGTCGAGGTCGACGCCTTCTACCACCAGCTCTGCCCGTCCTGCGCGGCCGAGAACCGGGCCCGCCGCGACGCCCGCACCGATCTGACCGGACGGCGCGCCCTGCTCACCGGCGGCCGGGCCAAGATCGGCATGTACATCGCGCTGCGGCTGCTGCGTGACGGCGCCCACACCACCATCACCACCCGCTTCCCCAACGACGCGATCCGCCGCTTCAAGGCGATGCCGGACAGCGACCAGTGGATCCACCGGCTCAAGATCGTCGGCATCGACCTGCGCGACCCCGCCCAGGTGGTCGCGCTCGCCGACTCGGTCGCCGCGGCCGGCCCGCTGGACATCCTGATCAACAACGCGGCCCAGACGGTACGCCGTTCCCCGCGCGCCTACAGCGAACTGGTCGCCGCCGAGTCCGCCCCGCTGCCCGCGGGCGAACTGCCCGCCGCCGAGGTGTTCGGCGCCTTCGGTTCCGGCGCCCAGACCGCCGCCGCGCTCCCCTCGCCGCACGGACAGGCGCTCACCGCGCAGGACGTCACCGAGCTCGCCCTGGTCAGCGGCTCGGCGTCGCTCGCCCGGATCGAGGCGGGCACCGCGATCGACGCGGGCGGCCTGGTCCCGGACCTGGACCCCTCCAACACCTGGGTGCAGACCGTCGAGGAGGTCGACCCGGTGGAGCTGCTGGAGGTGCAGCTCTGCAACGTGACCGCGCCCTTCGTCCTGATCAGCCGGCTGCGGCCGTCGATGGCAGCGGCGGCGGCCCGCCGCAAGTACGTGGTCAACGTCTCGGCGATGGAAGGGCAGTTCAGCCGTGGCTACAAGGGCCCCGGCCACCCGCACACCAACATGGCCAAGGCCGCGCTCAACATGCTCACCCGCACCAGCGCCCAGGAGATGCTGGAGACCGACGGCATCCTGATGACCGCGGTGGACACCGGCTGGATCACCGACGAGCGCCCGCACCCCGACAAGGTCCGGCTCGCCGCCGAGGGCTTCCACGCCCCGCTTGACCTGGTGGACGGGGCCGCCCGCGTCTACGACCCGGTGGTCCGCGGCGAACAGGGCGAGGACCTCTTCGGCTGCTTCCTCAAGGACTACCGCCCTTCCGCCTGGTGA
- a CDS encoding response regulator transcription factor — MTSPEPQTSAGPIRVVVADDQSAVREGLALLLDTLPDLAVVGQAADGFAAVAAVAGTGADVVLMDLNMPRCDGIEATTRIVAEHPGTRVVVLTTYADDDSILKALQAGALGYLTKDATRADIERAVKAAAAGQAVLDPAVQRRLLAAATAGAAGARESAGAPESADPPEAADELTGREAEVLKLIAGGLSNREIARALFIGDATVKTHINRIFTKTGSRDRAQAVHYAYTHGYADPHPTRADG, encoded by the coding sequence GTGACGAGCCCCGAACCGCAGACCTCCGCAGGCCCGATCCGTGTTGTCGTCGCGGACGACCAGTCCGCGGTCCGTGAGGGGCTGGCGCTGCTGCTCGACACCCTGCCGGACCTGGCCGTGGTCGGACAGGCGGCCGACGGCTTCGCGGCGGTGGCGGCGGTCGCCGGGACCGGGGCCGACGTGGTCCTGATGGATCTGAACATGCCGCGCTGCGACGGCATCGAGGCGACCACCCGGATCGTCGCGGAGCACCCCGGCACCCGGGTGGTGGTGCTGACCACCTACGCGGACGACGACTCCATCCTCAAGGCGCTGCAGGCCGGCGCGCTCGGCTATCTGACCAAGGACGCGACGCGGGCGGACATCGAGCGGGCGGTGAAGGCCGCGGCGGCCGGGCAGGCGGTGCTGGACCCGGCCGTGCAGCGGCGGCTGCTGGCGGCGGCCACCGCGGGCGCCGCGGGCGCGCGGGAGAGCGCGGGAGCGCCGGAGTCCGCCGATCCGCCGGAGGCCGCCGACGAGTTGACCGGGCGGGAGGCCGAGGTGCTGAAGCTGATCGCCGGCGGGCTCTCCAACCGGGAGATCGCCCGCGCGCTCTTCATCGGCGACGCCACCGTCAAGACGCACATCAACCGGATCTTCACCAAGACCGGCAGCCGCGACCGCGCCCAGGCCGTTCACTACGCCTACACCCACGGGTACGCCGACCCGCACCCCACCCGCGCCGACGGCTGA
- a CDS encoding sensor histidine kinase, whose amino-acid sequence MPGSLIAIRDRAAYVWGIRAVRTAGLVAIALSTAGVAPHPGAHGEGLVVTVGLVVASAGWAGWLLTEGRPRWMAGCLLLTAVAGGMLAAVTPSSSAVAFSAIAALGAGSSLRLEVSVGITVAGVVALAVTSLLTDGSTGTLLGYSVLICGGLAAGLVRQANSQRAEQAERLLEQTTRAREAEARAAALAERARIAREIHDILAHSLGALTVQIEAANALLGAASLPADDPSLVKAVGCVNRAGQLAREGLTETRRALHALRGDLTSLPELLSVLVTAHSADSGVGTVPLHVTGAERTLPPDASLAVFRTAQETLTNAAKHAPGSVPAVTLAYRADEVALTVTNALTVTHAPAGSGGATRAASAGGSGYGLIGLRERAELAGGTLTARAVDGTWQVCVTIPT is encoded by the coding sequence ATGCCGGGTTCGTTGATCGCCATCCGGGACCGGGCGGCCTATGTGTGGGGCATCAGGGCGGTGCGCACGGCGGGTCTGGTGGCCATCGCGCTGAGCACCGCGGGGGTCGCGCCGCACCCGGGGGCGCACGGCGAGGGCCTGGTGGTCACCGTCGGCCTCGTGGTGGCGTCCGCGGGCTGGGCGGGCTGGCTGCTGACCGAGGGACGGCCGCGCTGGATGGCCGGCTGCCTGCTGCTGACGGCGGTGGCCGGCGGCATGCTGGCCGCGGTCACCCCCAGCAGTTCGGCGGTGGCGTTCTCGGCGATCGCCGCGCTGGGCGCGGGCAGTTCCCTGCGGCTCGAAGTGTCGGTCGGCATCACGGTGGCCGGTGTCGTCGCGCTGGCGGTGACCAGTCTGCTCACCGACGGCTCGACCGGCACCCTGCTCGGCTACAGCGTGCTGATCTGCGGCGGGCTCGCGGCCGGCCTGGTCCGCCAGGCCAATTCCCAGCGGGCCGAACAGGCGGAACGGCTGCTGGAGCAGACCACCCGGGCCCGCGAGGCGGAGGCACGGGCCGCGGCACTCGCCGAACGGGCCCGGATCGCCCGGGAGATCCACGACATCCTGGCCCACTCGCTGGGCGCCCTCACCGTACAGATCGAGGCGGCGAACGCGCTGCTGGGCGCGGCGAGCCTGCCGGCCGACGACCCGTCCCTGGTGAAGGCGGTCGGCTGCGTCAACCGGGCCGGCCAGCTCGCCCGCGAGGGCCTGACCGAGACCCGCCGTGCCCTGCACGCCCTGCGCGGCGATCTGACGTCCCTGCCGGAGCTGCTGTCCGTGCTGGTGACCGCGCACAGCGCCGACTCCGGCGTGGGTACGGTCCCGCTGCATGTCACCGGCGCCGAGCGGACGCTGCCGCCCGACGCGTCGCTTGCCGTGTTCCGGACCGCCCAGGAAACGCTGACCAACGCGGCCAAGCACGCCCCGGGTTCGGTACCGGCGGTGACGCTCGCCTACCGGGCGGACGAGGTGGCACTGACCGTCACCAACGCGCTGACCGTCACTCATGCGCCGGCCGGCTCCGGCGGCGCCACCCGGGCCGCGTCGGCCGGCGGCAGCGGTTACGGCCTGATCGGCCTGCGGGAGCGGGCCGAGCTGGCCGGCGGGACGCTGACCGCCCGGGCGGTGGACGGCACCTGGCAGGTGTGCGTCACAATTCCCACGTGA
- a CDS encoding carbohydrate kinase family protein, whose protein sequence is MSDFLVVGECVADIVRVAGRPDVPHPGGSPANVAYGLARLGRRTALLTQLGDDPAGELIGAHLRAAGVEVLGDLGGPGVATPTAVVTLDGRGQASYDFDVRWTLRPVGTPPGGVRHVHLGSIGAVTEPGAAAVRDVVAALRHGATVSYDPNVRPALMGPRAEAVPRVEACVALSDLVKASDEDLAWLYPGEAPPQVAERWLAAGPGTVVVTFGGEGAVAYSAAGEVRGAPVPAKVADTVGAGDSFMSATLDALADLGLLGGPSRARLAALPEPTLAAVLRRAATAASVTVSRPGANPPDLTELSAALA, encoded by the coding sequence ATGAGTGACTTCCTGGTGGTCGGCGAGTGCGTGGCGGACATCGTGCGGGTGGCCGGGCGGCCGGATGTGCCGCATCCCGGCGGCAGCCCGGCCAACGTGGCGTACGGCCTGGCCCGGCTGGGGCGCCGCACCGCGCTGCTGACGCAACTGGGTGACGACCCGGCGGGCGAGCTGATCGGGGCACATCTGCGGGCGGCGGGCGTGGAGGTGCTGGGTGACCTCGGGGGGCCGGGTGTCGCCACGCCGACCGCCGTGGTGACGCTGGACGGCCGGGGGCAGGCCAGCTACGACTTCGACGTGCGGTGGACACTGCGGCCGGTCGGCACACCGCCGGGCGGGGTGCGGCATGTGCACCTCGGGTCGATCGGCGCGGTCACCGAGCCGGGGGCGGCGGCGGTCCGGGACGTGGTGGCGGCGCTGCGGCACGGGGCGACGGTCAGCTACGACCCCAATGTGCGGCCGGCCCTGATGGGTCCACGCGCGGAGGCGGTGCCGCGGGTCGAGGCGTGCGTCGCGCTCAGCGATCTGGTGAAGGCCAGCGACGAGGACCTGGCGTGGCTCTACCCGGGCGAGGCGCCCCCGCAGGTCGCGGAACGGTGGCTGGCGGCCGGCCCCGGCACGGTCGTGGTGACCTTCGGTGGGGAAGGTGCGGTGGCCTACTCCGCGGCGGGCGAGGTGCGCGGTGCGCCGGTCCCCGCGAAGGTCGCCGACACGGTGGGCGCGGGCGACTCCTTCATGTCGGCGACGCTGGACGCCCTCGCGGACCTCGGCCTCCTCGGCGGCCCCTCCCGCGCCCGGCTGGCCGCCCTGCCCGAACCCACCCTGGCCGCCGTCCTCCGCCGGGCGGCCACCGCCGCCTCCGTCACCGTCTCGCGCCCGGGCGCCAATCCCCCGGACCTGACGGAGCTGAGCGCCGCGCTGGCCTGA
- a CDS encoding TetR/AcrR family transcriptional regulator, which yields MATTFQRARSEEQRAQRRQAILDTAAAMLTEMPVAQLSLNELSRRVGLAKSNVLRYFESREAVLLELLDAAAGEWLDGLDAELTAAVDPAGGPRERGDTVAAAIASSLAARPVLCDLVGAQAAVLERNVSAEIAAQYKRAAVAGALRFAGMIADRVPELGEADALRFAGVTLMVTGTVWTHTQPSAAMLAAYQADPELAAMRPDFTDTMRQTLEVLLSGLLARGD from the coding sequence ATGGCTACGACCTTTCAGCGCGCCCGCAGCGAGGAACAGCGCGCCCAGCGCAGGCAGGCCATCCTCGACACCGCCGCCGCGATGCTGACCGAGATGCCCGTGGCCCAGCTGAGCCTCAACGAGCTCAGCCGCCGGGTGGGCCTGGCCAAGTCCAATGTGCTGCGGTACTTCGAATCCCGCGAGGCCGTACTGCTGGAACTCCTGGACGCCGCGGCCGGCGAGTGGCTGGACGGCCTCGACGCGGAACTCACCGCCGCGGTCGACCCGGCCGGCGGGCCGCGCGAGCGCGGCGACACGGTGGCCGCGGCCATCGCCTCCTCGCTGGCCGCCCGCCCGGTCCTGTGCGACCTGGTCGGCGCACAGGCCGCGGTGCTCGAACGCAATGTCTCGGCGGAGATCGCCGCCCAGTACAAGCGGGCAGCCGTCGCCGGTGCGCTGCGGTTCGCCGGGATGATCGCCGACCGTGTCCCGGAACTCGGCGAGGCGGACGCGCTGCGGTTCGCCGGCGTCACCCTCATGGTCACCGGCACCGTATGGACCCATACCCAGCCGTCCGCCGCGATGCTCGCCGCCTACCAGGCGGACCCGGAACTGGCAGCCATGCGGCCGGACTTCACCGACACGATGCGCCAGACCCTCGAAGTCCTCCTCTCCGGCCTGCTCGCCCGGGGCGACTGA